The Triticum aestivum cultivar Chinese Spring chromosome 4B, IWGSC CS RefSeq v2.1, whole genome shotgun sequence sequence GTCATCGTCAGTGCAGTTATCTTGATACGTCGTCGTGGGAACAAGAAGAAGCGAGAGGTTGAGGAGGATGATATGGGCTCGGAGGACGAAGACGGCGATCCAGCGGTGGAGATTGAGATGGGGAGCACGGGACCGAGGCGATTCCCGTACCAGGAGCTGGTGGATGCGACGAGGAACTTCGCGGCAGAGGAGAAGCTCGGGCAAGGCGGCTTTGGCGCGGTCTACCGAGGCAACCTGAAAGAGCCTCGCCTCGCCGTGGCTATAAAGCGGTTCTCCAAGGACTCTTCAATGCAGGGGAAGAGGGAGTACACGTCAGAGATCAATGTGATAAGCAAGCTGCGGCACCGGAACCTCGTGCAGCTCGTCGGCTGGTGCCACGGCCGCAACGAGCTCCTGCTCGTCTACGAGCTCATGCCCAACCGCAGTCTGGACATCCATCTCCACGGCAAGGGCACCTTCTTGACATGGCCGATGAGGTAAGTAAATCAATCATTGCCCATTCAAAGAAGAGGTATTGATTGAAAATTTAAAATTGATGATTTTTGCTGCATGCAACAACAGGATGAAGATAGTAACTGGGCTGGGCTCGGCACTGCTGTACCTCCATGAGGAGTGGGAGCAATGCGTTGTGCACCGCGACATCAAGCCGAGCAACGTGATGCTGGACGAGTCCTTTGGCGCCAAGCTAGGAGACTTCGGGCTGGCGAGGTTCATCGACCACGCCGTCGGGACGCAGACGATGACCGCCGTGTCGGGGACACCAGGCTACGTGGATCCACAGTCCATGATCACTGGCAGGGCCAGCGCCGAGTCCGACGTTTATAGCTTCGGCGTCCTTCTGCTGGAGGTCGCATGCGGAAGAAGGCCAATCAGTTTGCTGCATGATCCTGCCGAGAAGAACGGGCTGTTCCGGCTGGTCGAGTGGGTATGGGACCTTTATGGTCGGGGAGCCCTTCCCGACGGGGCCGACGAGCGGCTCAACGGCGAGTACGATAGGGCGGAGGTGGAGCGCGTGATGGTCGCCGGGCTCTGGTGCGCGCACCCGGACCCGAGCGCCCGGCCGTCCATGAGAGCAGCCATGGCCGTGCTCCAGTCCAAGGATGCTAATCAGCTGCCGGTGCTCCCCGCCAGTATGCCCGTGCCGACGTACGGGCCGCTGGTGTCTTTGCCGAGCGGGCTATCTTCGTTCAGTGTGACACAGTCGACGTCGACAAGCGGCTACGGCACACACACGTCTACTTCATCCGACGTTAGCACGATCGGTTCAAAGGATTCGTCTTCCTTACTCAAACATCAGTACTCATAATTTAGTATATTTTATTGTACATAGTTTTTTGTAGTCGATGATTCATGATTGAATCATTGAAAGGGACAGCACAGCACATGTGCCGTTGAATTTTCTTCCCTCAAGATGACCTTTTCTTTAACGTAATCCGATTCGCTTAGTTACGCTACGTGCCCATAGTTTTTCTGCCACTTTATAGTTCGTGTTAAATAATTCTTTCCATCTTGTCTACCGCCAAATCGGGGAAATATCTAGTACCATTATAATAAACCCGAGGCatataccgtcgatcatccgaggaccaaacaatcaaccgagcacgacaccgagatttgttaatgaggttcaccgatatggctatatcctcggggcttgactatgggcgctcctacctatacaccgctacaataccgcacccggtagccctggacaccggcacatgccgccggcttcccctgcattccggtgctattatgttggcatatgttacatcgtgtgtctacccccgctatatatgaaaGGTCTAGGATACAaatgtcctacttggacacgactccatatcgtatctaaacacaatacaactacaagtctaACTGTAACATAtgttgtacactatattcgacacaactctaacaaactccacatTGGCGAATATTTCTCCATCATCTTGAATTCGTTCATATgtcaaactttcatgtacattgaacttgagtttatcccatgagaaccgctgctactccaaaaactccatatgactccacctgcaacttgtagtcccttcttttcttgatcacggtcaacactcgagcaaaattaagtttctTGTTACTCTAGCTTGTGCTTTCAACTTCCAGAGTACCCGTCCAACGCCATCATACACctatcactgacctgcgtgaaagtgaacaactcacatattgggtgtcacacataagaattatctaaactcaacatcaccgctcctttcttgaccacatgtctgaaacttgaaagaatttcaccattgcttgtagtcatcctgagtcaaattcgcagttgtctcaccacatgtatgaccaccagagccctgacccgtctccatgtcccgtgcataccgcacgcctcgccgctgttaccgcgtcgagcctccgttgtcccggtcgagtctcaaggatcacgaacccacaccactcaacccccactgcagagtatcaCTGATCATcgccgaccgatgacgagtttcgcgcttccatcagaccattgggctccagtccgaactacgtGTCCCTCCCTTTTTCCCcagctgaaataggcttcgattctctagATCCTTACACTGTAGCCCCTCAattcagctccaccttcaacatgtatccatggtagatgatcagttcACCCCCACGCGTCTCGTCGACTTCAAGCTCACATGCATATGCCATCTTGAATCAACCACACGCCATAGttttgtcgaagccacacaagccctcggggtctgcgccacgtgtttccacgcccaaaagtcggtcaccatcagcatcacgctcctatgtcgctgCCGCCGATCccgcaccgtcttctgtaccaaccgacttgcgtcgatcccaTCAGACTGCCCAGTCTGACCCAGCCGAACTTATCCGGCTGCATGGCACGCTCCAGATCCTCAAACCGTCACCATATCCAACGCCATCCATACACAAAAGTGTACcaacaaagaaaaccaaagcaaAATCCCTTACAGCCTTCCCGTGTGAACAACACACGTATATAGCTCTTGGACTTATCTTCTTTCTTCTTGATAGCATCCCGGTCTCGACTAGTCTTTGTGCCAAAAAAAATTCCCAAACAAATCTCACATGCATCTGAGGCTAGAGCTTTAGCTAGCGCCGTGTGCCTCCTGCACATATGCCAcgcattgcagcaacccatcagcaGTCCACAACGCACTACAACACTGCTTGTTCTGTGGCTCCCGTGCTAGGCAGCCTGCCTGCACACCTGATCGTAGCTTCAAGACTCCCGCTGCTGTACgtatcgtcgccgccgccgccagacgcTCACCCGATCGATCCAACTAATCGACCGCCGCACATCTCTTGTTGTTGCGCCGTTTATGCTCTGCCACTGCTCATCTGATTGCTTCTTTAAGAATTACAACGACCAATTTGCTTCGGAATCGCTTCTAACTGTAACTCGCCGAAGACTTTCGCTCCCGTATTACGACCGCTTTCCGCATAACTCTGTCGATGCTTCTTCTTCCAATAGATCAACCTTCCACGGCCTCCACACAACCTAGCTCATAATACCACTTGTTATAATAAATCCGAAGCAtatcgtcgatcatccgaggatcaagcaaacaaccgagcacgacaccgagatttgttaacgaggttcaccgatatggctacatcccagGGCTTGACTATGGGTGCTCcttcccatgacaccgctacaataccgcacccggtcgccctggacaccggcacatgccgccggcttcccctgcattcttatgctattatgttggcataggttacatcgtgtgtctacccccgctatatataaaaggcataggatacaagtgtcctacttagacacgactccatatcctatctaaacacaatacgaCTACAAGTCCAATTATACCCTAcgttgtacactatattcgacacaactctaacaagtACTCCCACCCTTAGGGTGCTCCTGGTGCTCCAAACTTGGTAGCacattttaaaatgtttaaaaaattctaaaaaaatccaGTACATTGACACAACATTAATGTATGTtataaaaaaattcaaatcaaaatttaaAACATTACTCGAGATAGAAAAATGATAAAATGAACATCAATGTGATAATGGGCCTAATCTAAAGCCTAACTTAAGTTTTGTACTATTTATTGTTGAATTTGTCATTTATGTTTCTCAAGCTACGTTTCGAATTTTGAtctcaaagccggatggatgaagtggcaccaagctctggcattctctgtgacaagagagtgccacaaaagctaaaaggcaagttctacaggatgactgttcgacccgcaatgttgtatgacgctgagtgttggccgactaaaaggcgacatgttcaacagttaggtgtggcggagatgcatatgttgagatagatgtgtggccacacgaggaaggatagagtccggaatgatgatatacgagatagagttggggtagcaccaaatgaagagaagcttgtccaacatcccctgagatggtttgggcatattaagtgcatgcctccagaagctccagtgcatagcgaacGAATAAAGCGTAcggataatgtcaagagaggtcggggtagaccgaatttgacatgaaagaaggccgttaagagagacctgaaggggTGGAGTATCActaaagaactagctatggacagggatgCGTGGAAGCTTGTTATCCATGTGCCaaagccatgagttggttgcgagatcttatgtgtttcacctctagcctatcccaacttgtttgagactaaaggctttgttgttgttgttgttgttgttgttgttgtttatactttgatgttgtgtcaatgtgatgggttttttttcagaatttttcgaacATTTAAAAATATGCTACCAAATTTTGAAGCACCGGAAGTACCCTAGGGGTGGGAGTACCAGATATTTCCCCCGCCAAGCCGTCTAGTTATGCCCTCCATTTTACCACTTTTTCTTTTAGAAAATGATAACTGACGAACTCGGGTAGGAGCAACTTTACCTGGTATGAGATAACAAATTTTGCCCTTTTTCACTGTAAAATTTcttttctatctacaaattgctaTGCGTTTTTGAAAAATTGACATTTTTCTTTGTGGGAGATTATGAAGAAACTGTCAACCTCATACAACTAAATTGCCATCTGAAGCGTTCGCAAATGTCAACCCTACACAACGAACGTTCATCAGATATTATAGTCATTTCCCTTATACATTATGGATATATTATTCTACTGGACGACCACAATTTGGCTGCTTGGTTGTGGAGCTTTCCCTTGAGTGTGGGGTACAATGGTTAGTGGTGTTGCGGATGTATTATTGTTGGACGTTATGCTactatggggctgtttggattgtgacttgTTTGCCTTATATTGTCACATTATTTTTGTCACATTTGCCACACTTgactaacttgagttgctcaaattgttaactacactttggcttgcctaagagaatattgccacactttttatgtctatgacatgtggggttcactgcgcataaaaaaattcttgtcttaggtgtggctagaaccaaacacccacctaacttggtcaaacttgtttaaggtgaggtgtggcaaagtgtggctagAAACCAAACAGCCCATATATGTTGTTCTTGTATATTTTTGAACAATGCAAGTTTTGTTAAATTTTTGTTCTTCTTTAAGGATAATACCAATGCCCTTAATCCGTTGCACCTTGAAATAATTTTCATGTTTGTTTACATAATTATTTTGTTTTAGTATATATCTTCATCTACTAATAAGAAAAAAGTAACCAATACGGCATTatatttgtttatttttctttcttgtgTCTCCTGTTCATTTGTTGTTGCTTGGTCAACATTTTGGCTGTCCAATTTTATCATATATTTGTTCGTGCTGGAGCGATCGTGTGACACTATTTAATTATACACTTTAGCTATATGTAAGTTACACGTTCCATAAATTTGGGTAAGTTGACTTTTTGACAGCCGATTCTTTGTCAAGATTCatgctgtttttttttctttgatgATCACTTGGCTTGAATTTTTGACTTGCCCCTATTTGGTGTTAGTCGATTTTCTTATTGGGCTTGAAGCTCTTTTCACGCCTTTTTTTACtcgttttctttcttcttaaaaggTAATGCCAATGCCATTAATTATTCTTCCTGAGGAAACTTTATTATTAtgaattttatttctttttatttattttttagttattactttatttagttttatttttataTTCGGGTAATACCAATGCTACTCATTCATTACTTCCTAAAAAAATTATGTTCGAGGATTT is a genomic window containing:
- the LOC123091373 gene encoding L-type lectin-domain containing receptor kinase IX.1, translated to MAEITPAATCAFLLVLCVCCHLPPPAASLFFNYSTFSSQDQKDFRIEGDASFSVGWIDVSANKFAGIGNSAGRVSYNAQPMLLWDKATGQVASFTTRFSFAIGIPDINNKGKGMAFFLAGYPSVLPYDSYGFDLGLTNQSTNATATGDSRFVAVEFDTFNDTQVSDPDATYDHLGIDVNSVRSVVTKSLPSFSLMGNMTALIQYDNVSSVLSLKLWLGDGRGRNYSLSSKVDLKSALPEQVAVGFSAGTSSSVELHQLSSWYFNSSLEPKAVTVAPPSPGSGSGSHSSGVIAGASAGATLFLVLVIVSAVILIRRRGNKKKREVEEDDMGSEDEDGDPAVEIEMGSTGPRRFPYQELVDATRNFAAEEKLGQGGFGAVYRGNLKEPRLAVAIKRFSKDSSMQGKREYTSEINVISKLRHRNLVQLVGWCHGRNELLLVYELMPNRSLDIHLHGKGTFLTWPMRMKIVTGLGSALLYLHEEWEQCVVHRDIKPSNVMLDESFGAKLGDFGLARFIDHAVGTQTMTAVSGTPGYVDPQSMITGRASAESDVYSFGVLLLEVACGRRPISLLHDPAEKNGLFRLVEWVWDLYGRGALPDGADERLNGEYDRAEVERVMVAGLWCAHPDPSARPSMRAAMAVLQSKDANQLPVLPASMPVPTYGPLVSLPSGLSSFSVTQSTSTSGYGTHTSTSSDVSTIGSKDSSSLLKHQYS